The segment cattttaccctttaataactctttataatgcattatacataaatgcttcaaggaaagtgttaccaaatatgtaacttactaatattcattagttaattcatgacactttctcttttggtactcagaaagcttcaaatagtTCCTATAATCGgtgatcggtatcggccaatacagctttcagtgatcgaggaTCGGTGATCGGCTAAAAAAACCCTGATCGGAGCACCCCTATCGTAAACCcaaccgctagatgccactaaatatcatgcactggacctttaaatgattaaggggcggtttcccggactaGGGCTTGATTTAATTAggatttaaaaacatactttccaaaaaaaacattactggtgtgcatcttgcaCAAAAGCACATCTTTCCTCCTAGTCTATACTTCAAGAATACAGCACACAACATTATTACCCCACATCTCAATTAGGCGACATTTCATTAAAGAGGATATAATGATTTACCAAGTGCAGCCAATGCAAACATGCAGTAAAAATCCCACTCTTTAGTGTAACGGATGATGTCAGCGGGGTCACCGCTGGGCTGTGACCCCTGAAGAAGAGACCACCGCAGATATGCCTCACAGAGCagacagaacacacacagcTTCCAGTGGATctacagacagagacagacagatgaggACCGCAAATTAGCTtactacatttattattttgaaatataatagtaataatatgTAATCAAATGCAATTTCAACAGTCAACAGTCATCCTTTTTAGactatttttcattttacactgAATTGAATAAAGAAGAACATGATGCCAGCTAAAGCATACTAGTATCGTGGCAAGCATGTTGTTTAACATATTATTTCAAGGAAATGGTATGTGGTCATGTTTTTTGCTACTCCATCTcaacagagagaaagattaaACTAACACATGAAatcaaattgtaaaaatgaaaagtttacaCTTTTACTCACGTTAATCTCAGTGTTGAAGAGAATATGTCTAAATGCCTGAATTTTGCATAGAGTTGCATCTATTAGAATAATAACTGGATCATATTCAATGTATTTGTCCACCGGTTTCTTGCATGAGGcctgcaaaaaataaacacaaattccTTTTACAGAAAGAAATGACAAAGTTTAATGAACAAACCATCAGTACAAAGTGATGTTAAATGGAGTTTAATAATGTACtgtgtataaaaacatttttatgtttctaaagaaatgtgtacacTGCATTAGGTTGAAGaattacattatacattattacAAATGTCTTTGGCAGTATTTTCGATACCGTTGTTAATATACGGTTAGATGCTACCTTGATGTACAGACGAATCAACTTTATTGCaacggcaaacatttaaacaatagtGCAAATGCATTCATCAGTGATGGTTCTCTTTATAACTGAGagtggggcaagttgtcacataGGGATGTTGTGACAGAGGCTCTCccattatatttgcatttagttGTATATCGAAGGACCTCTTtgtggacagtgagacagagcCTCTGTTATATGttgaaaaatgtaacattttattttctggcTTATAATAATATTTGGTACCATAAGAATCTGTTTATATATAAAGGAATGTGTTTATCGAAGCGGTAATGATACAAATTCTGCCACTAGACATCTCGTATTTAGGTTATTTTCCACATTAACCAAGAAATAATCTCTGAAACGATCCTCTTTCAAAAATTATGAATGATTTAatattatcaaatatttttaacgTTGCTAAAGCCAGATGTTACTTCCAGGTTTGTGGTGGAAAATATCCAAAAGTCTTTAACTCAGCATTAAATCATCATTATTGGTGTGCTCACATACTTTTAATttactatagaccactttggataacataaacaacgctggtttaacgctggtccagaagaacttcccgAATACACGAACgcttgaacaaaatacaacccaCAGAATATTTCAAACCGATTTAaattgttaaacaaatatatttaagattgatctatatatgtaagatttaaaataaatcgcaataataaatcaataaaaacttGCTGCTGGACCAGTGCTTACGTAGTCGTCTATATAGctctatattctatatttaatagaataatgaaatattatGAAAGAAATTCTGTTCActtttttgttgatatttttaaagTGATGTCTTATTtcttaaatcttatttttaaattaatcaaACAATAATTGTGGGGTGATTTAACCCCCGTTAAAGACCAATGATTGGACAGCATATTATATTTCAGAATAGCTCTTCTCTTTTCAATATCACTAAACCACTTAGTCCCATATTATGACAACTTCTCCATACAGTGAGACCTGCATACAGTCAAGAGTCAAGACTGATGTCCAAGCTGTGGGTCATATGGGTGCATATTGTGATAACTGGCCTTACATCTAAATTACAATACGCCTGACATACACAAACAGCTCTTGGTAAAATGAACCATGGATTTAGTTGTGTCAAATTGTAGTCTGGGTTAAACTATAGTTATTGTGTTGAGAGACATTTGTGGTTACCACAAATACCATTATTGCTAAACGCTGGTTAATTTCCGTAAGGCACAGAAAACCGCCCGAACATTCCCGAGCTCTACTCACACATATGGTGATCTTCAATATGCCATTGCTGTAATCTCGATGCAGCTCGTTCGCATCTTCATTGCACTCGATGCATTTAAAAGCTCCCGGTGCCATTCTCCCTACAGTCTGAAAACAACGCCCACTGCTTCCTGCTCTCTCAGAAGGGGCGGAGCTTTTACGCGCACCtaatgggaaatgtagttttattCTCCACTACTCACGCTGCCGGAAGTGAGGAGCTTAATCTCGGTAAACTACATTACCCGGCGTTCACCCCTCCTCACCTGCTCACAACATTACTCACAACATGGCACCTGCTGGCGGGGGTGTTGTGCTGGCAGCTCTGTCGCTGCTGTACTTATGCGGAGCTATTTTATCCAGCGACTATTTCTCCACTTTGACTTTCTTCAACAGCGACCTTTATAAACACGGCTGCAGTTCTCCGGCCGAGTGGGAGGAGTATGCGGCGGACTGCGGTGAGTTTCTGCCACGTCCTTTTATCGCTGAGAGCTGTGTATCTGATTCACTCTCTTCCGCATACACGTGCACGAGCATGAAGAGATGCATGCAAAAATCTCGTGCATACACTTGTG is part of the Triplophysa dalaica isolate WHDGS20190420 chromosome 13, ASM1584641v1, whole genome shotgun sequence genome and harbors:
- the arv1 gene encoding protein ARV1 gives rise to the protein MAPGAFKCIECNEDANELHRDYSNGILKITICASCKKPVDKYIEYDPVIILIDATLCKIQAFRHILFNTEINIHWKLCVFCLLCEAYLRWSLLQGSQPSGDPADIIRYTKEWDFYCMFALAALELAVFCTGVLLILWTVRRFNGASIEFHSLLKGLLLSSYGKVLLIPAVIWEHDFSPLCFSLIRLFVLTSNTQAIKVILNCSRRLSLLAVCAGLLLETFVSQAFKTLQVSSQDYLPVF